GTTTTTGGGCAAGTCATGGTTTGCAAGATTGGAAACGTTGCATCTTGATTCAGGAATAAATGTCTCCCGTGTCACTTTTGCAAGCCGAAGTGTCTGTTGATAACtctgttgtagaaatatctgTGTTAATTGCATGATCAACACTTGGGCAGATTAACACGCAAAGGATGGTTTCatttttgtatatgaattttatttaattattaatattattattatttttgactCCACTGCTGAACGGCACTGGCAGAACGAAGGGAACAACAAAACAACTTTTCTGCTATAAAGCCAGTAACGTGTAATTCATACGCACTGTTAGATTGCAAACTATTTGATATTTTAATATAAGATTAAAAACTGTTGTATTTTATTTCTGTTGGAAAGATATTGAGTATACTGTATTGATAATAAGGATAATGTTGATGTTgaccttttttctgtttttttagtaaaataaataaaagtgtatctTGAGCACTAAAATTTGTGGCTTGTTATTGGAGGGTTAAAGACAAGTTTTGCTTGAATTAATGTAAATGCATTACATAAAGAACTTTCAGCAacaatataaccttgatatctttaatattgagggatgacatatttttgtaggctaacctacaaaaataaaaaaaattaccagGACATCGATTCCTTCCCGTCAGAAAGCCCATACATTTTTTTCCATAGACTTTTGGGTTCtcgcaaaaaataagctctgtgtcAGTCCAACAAATCTTCACGGTTGAATCCAAATTGTGtaaatattaaagggacactcccctttttttgaaaatatgctaattttccagcacccctagagttaaacatttgctttttaccgttttggaatccattcagccaatctctggtggtaccactgttagctagcttagcataatccattgaatctgcaACCGGCCACAGTCGTTGGTTACTACTAGTGTATTACTAGTTTTTGGCATCGATTTTTTAATCACTAGACTTGCAATCACCTCACACTGCTGCCCTCTGGAAGGGTTGTGTCTAGAAGGGATTCAGCAAACGCCGGAATATCGCGGGATGAGTGCTGTTTTGATCCTAATCATGCCCCTAAAccaacatctcgcgagatttaTGCGTtttctgtatcccttctagccaaaaCTCTCTGGAAGACACTATCGGTCTTTCACGACACGCACCTCCAGACTGCTGAAAAGTTTCCATCCACGTGCAATCATATAACTAAATTCCAACTAATGACAATAAATATAACCATTATAATATTCGTGCTTTGTGGGGTTATAGCTACACTTCCCCCCAGTACAAGCTACCCCAcatgaaaaatactgtagtatacttaagtattaactatagtaaactgtagtaaattatAGTATTTACTACACATAGTATAGtatttactaaagtaaactgataaactgtagtaacTAGTTCTTACTACAGTAAACTATAGTGTATTGTAGTATACTATATTATAGTATTTAGAGTACTTTTACATTTCCAATAAGGAGGACTGGGagtgcaaaaattaaaaataaataaatacatgtacaaatatataaatatattaataaataaatgtaatgatgtgaaaaaaatataaaataaataaataaatgtaaaaataaataaatgtggaaataaataaatgtataaataaattaattaattaaaatgtataaataaatacagaaataaataaatgggttaaaaatattttaatagaaaaataaataaataaaagttgcaATActcatttatgtatttttttaattaatctgcatatttatttttgtatttatttatttatttatgtttgttttaattatttctttgtacatgtatttatttatttatttttaattttagtaAGTTTCCCATAAATTGCTATAgtattttaatacagtttactttattatagaatggttcaaaaacactatagtatttactaGAGTAATTTTACTTCATTTTCTATAGTTAGATTACTATAAATTACTATAGtacttttaatacagtttactgtaatatatttactatatggttcaaaaacactatagtatttactacagtaatTTTACTACACATTTTTCTATGGTAattttactataatatactatagtattttttctTTGGGACTATAGATGTGTAAATACGAAACTGTATCTTAAAGCTATGTATACAACATTTGTAATGTTTCTGTATTTTGACTTTCTAAAATATTTTGTAACTGCGATTGCACTCGCCCTATTCTGCATATTTTTACGTATTTGTTCATTGCACTCGTCCGGTGGTAAATTTTGTTTACCACTAGTGTATTTGCTCATAACTGTTTGAAATTATATATATGTTTGATgtatacaaaaaatacaaacgGCCACTGTGCATTTCTTATAGTAGGCTACTATAGACATTTAAGCGGAGTTTGGGACTTAAttgtcacaaaaataaaatgttacaatgttatacatttaataaatgttattttaaaatgttgcaATTCCACCTGCAAGACACGACGTGGGGTGTAGCTAAGTTTTAAAGCCAGACAGGCAGCTGCGCACGTGCTAGGTAAGTGGCACCCTCCAGACAGGTCGCGCGACACGTGCCACTCCGTAATGAtactataaaaacaaacaaaaccacGTGCGCGACTCGGTGACCTTTAAAAGACCCCGGGCAAGCAAGACGCGCCGAGGGTCACCGCCAAGTTACCCCAGCCAAGCTCAATGAGACAGCTGTGCGATGCTCCAGACAGGACTCACACTCCATGTCTGGATTATTAAAATGGATACATTATAATGTCCCTATATATACTCGCCTGGAGTCATGGTGTTACAGACCTGATTTCTTGACTTCATCATGAACACCATGCAGTCCAACCGTGATGATGAGAAGACCGCCATCCCTTCACCTGACGGGTGCTTCCTAATGTGGCACGATTATATGGATCTGCACAAAACGCTGTCGGATCTGTTCAACCGAAAGGACACCGGGCAGACCTGCGCAGATGATGAAGGCTTGAAAAACCTTCGTCCCCGGAGGCTGGACAGCGGCTCTGTCGGTAACATCAGCAGCAGcgccagcagcagcagcgcATCCTCGTACCGTGATCAGCGCGACAAATGCGGCTTTTGCAAACACAACGGCGAGGCTGTGGAGGTCTACACGAGCCACAGACTTAAATCTAAAGACGGAAAGATCGTATGCCCGGTTTTAAGAACCTACGTGTGTCCGGTCTGCTCAGCCACCGGTGATTGGGCGCACACGCGCCAGCATTGCCCTTTCAGAAGCGCATCTCTTCACCCTCATATTAATGGACTCTAATGTACTTACAGGTTAAACATCTAAGTTTGTGTTAGTATGTTTGTTTGTATACTATGTTGGATTTGTTGCatacatgtgtatacatattGTTCTCATTGTTGAAAAGTTCAAAGTGttcttgtaaaaataaatatatttttctattgcattattatttgtatttaattgctttcaaaatattttatccttatttttaaataaatgacttgtgttgtttaaaatgcatcgtaaacaaaaacaaaaagtataaacatctaaatatatataaatatattaacaatataaaatctgtaatttatgcgaaatatatagcctacataattaaaaaaaaactttggacACTTAAAAgcccttttttattttaatgcgaTTATGTTGTCTTACAAAGAATTAGTACCTCAAGCAAAGTTTAAGTTAacttaagcaaaaaaatatgctaattagttATGTCAGCTGGCTTGACATTTTGTTTTCcagtttaataaaatacattgtgATCTTCTAGTGTCCTAAATACTCCCAATTCTTTAATTTCTTACGTTATATTTGGAGAAAATTAAGTTGTCCTACCTTTAAATGCACAGTAGATGGCGATATACGTCTATCTTATGTTAATGTACAGTGACTTTTATTTAacggtttttattttaaattagatttgtttttacattgtctattttgtttcattatgtgttccttttaaaattaattaagtcgttcatttaaattaaaataagtgaatttaaaattatatttaaagttaataaatgtttttattatgcgCGAGTATCAGTAATACTGCTGCTAAAACTTGtctaattttatatatattcattATTCTTTACGCATAATTGCCGACTTAtgaaactttaaaacacaacctCGGGTTTTAACGTCGAGTTTTTAAACTACAAATCCCACAATTCCATTCAAGCGGTCAACAACTTCCGCAAACCCGGGAAACACGAACACGGTAAAGCCTGACCATCATGCCTGTGTTTGTGCTGTCATATTAACTACATAAACAGGTATGAAGCTCAAATTTTAtcatgtttgtattttattgATAGACATTTTCGATAATTTATCCCTTACTAAAAAGGACAAGAATGATATAAACACTTTAACATCAATGCAGAAGCTATGTCTAGTCTATGATGACTTATTTGTCATTTATTCAAATTAGTTGATATACTAAATACGTTTTTCTCTAAAGAGATGCAGTTTTGTAACACGTGCACTTAACATAATAAGTTTGTAGTAGTTTTACGTTCATAACAATTACAGTAATTATTGTGAGTGACTTATAATGACGTCATGTTTGTATTTTCAGACGCACGATGGGCTCGTGTCTGCTGTCAGTGGCTGAGCAGCTTTTTAAAGACATTCAACGAACCTACTCACAGACAAACCAGAGTAAGACTCTCAGGTGTAGagaaatataatgaaaataaagCATCATTGCAATTGTTTAGTGTTTTGAAAGCTGTCCCACAGTGAATTTGAGTCATGATGATTTGCTACGTGCTTGTGCGTTCGTGCGTGCTTGGTTGCAGGTGGACATTTGAATCCTAGTAAGATGAGTAATCTGCGTAGTTGgtcttttttcatttaaatttctttttttgctAAAATGAATTTACCCTTTTAAGGGTTAACATATAAGGGGTCAGTATAGTAGATGTTGTAATATTAAAGTTAAGAACGATAACATTATTTTGCTGAAAAAATGTCAGCTGATGCCAGAGAAGAGTATCAGGGGAGTAATGATTGATGATCACAGTAGGGTTTTAAGATTAAGATGTCATTTTTAATTTGTGCCTGTTTCAGTCTTTTTCCAGGGAACCATAGTAACTGacataaataagttaaatttactGTTTGTTGGCTACTTCGCGGCATGATAGATAGTTATTTTGTTTATCCTGGAATTCAATATATTTAATTTCTAGTTGTTTTGGTAGTGTACAACACACATGCCTTAAAAATATGTTACAAATGCAATTAACTTATATTAACTTTATCATTCTCTTTTTTCAAATGGCCGGCAGTACCAGATGATTTACTTATAGCGTGAGTATTATTTATTCCTCTTCCTAATATGTTCACTACATTGCCAAAATACATGGATGTGTAATGAAATTGTGTGTCTAGTAATTCAGTACATGCCACAGCATGCAGTGATACTTTAGAAAACTGTGTGCTTGCTTCTGAACTACATGCCCACTTTTTGGCGATGGACTTTTAGTCTTCAGCTGGGTCTATAAAAGACTGGTTTACTGAGAACTTAAGTGGCTCGCACATAAATGTGGACCAGACCCCATCACACAACATCAGTGCCTACGAGTGGGACCAAATCCCTACTGCCATGTTCCGACATCCGGTTAGAATACCTTCCCGGAAGATTAAGAGCTGTTATAGTGGCAGGTGTTCGTGCCCATGCATTGAAAATTATAGACCCCCTGaaataaaattgcagttttgcgGCTCTTGCTTTATGTTTATTAGCTTTAAAGCCATCTATTCTTCTGGGAAAACGTCCGGTCAATTCCGATCAATTTTGTCCAATCAGTTGGTCTTTGGAATGGAAATGTCCCTTCACCAGTACCACCCTACATCCATCCTAAATCATGACCTACAGCTGTGGTGCAAATCAGGGTCAGAAATTAACCTATCCATTAAGGAGCAATCTTTGCcagggttatttttaacctttATAATGGCTATTTTTATAATTAccttttgttaaataaatatacGTTGGCATTTatgtctttacatttacatttaatctATTATGTCAACATTTCAGAATAACCCAAACCAATTGACTTTAATTGGATAAGGTAGAAAAATCAAGTTTACTATAAGATTAGTATTCCATATCCAAAATCACCCATCAGATCATAATATTGACCAAGCATAAGTATTCAAAATATTAAGGCGAAAAGGCTTATGGGTATTCCTCTGCATTTTGAACTGAATATTTAAAGTGATATGAACTCAAAATGATTTCAAGGATTTACATATAAAGATTTTCTCATTTTTGGCTCTAAAATGCAATGAAGTGGTATCAAAAAAGCAATCTTTTCACTGCAGAATGTGTATTTGaaattacatttatgtttatttacacgGTTTGATTAAGTGGTATAAGAAAGCAATATTTTCACTGCAGAAGTTGTATCTGAAATGGCATTTATGTGTATTTGAACAGTCTGTTCAATGCTGCTCCAATgtaccataaatatatacagtGCACAACAGTTGCATGATGTTATGAaattaatgtcattttaaagtatGTAAATGATGAAAATGGCAGAAACAATTAACTTTTAAGGCTAATGGCTTTATACATTTACCGAAAAGCAAAGTAGTATCAGAAGTGTCTTTAAATTGATGTGGATTAGAGAAACCCGGGCAATCAATCCAGAGGACTGCAATATTGAAACCATAATCATTATTGTCTATTATGGCCCATCATACTGTAATCATGATTATTAATGACAAATAACAGAACATTAAGATGTGTGCACTCTATattcttgtaataataataaaacagacatgCCGAGaagcatttataaataattttgttgCTATTTTCATATTAATGAAAACAAATTGGGGTTATAAggatagtttaccccaaaatgaaaattcggtcctcatttactcaccttcatgttgttttaaacctgtatacgtttctttattctgttgaacacaaaagaattaaaggattagtcaattttcttaaaaaaaatccagataatttactcaccaccatgtcatccaaaatgttgatgtctttctttgttcggtcgaggagagattgtgttttttggggagaaCATTGCAgggtttttctcattttggtggactttgatggacaccaacacttaacagttttaattcagtttaaaattgcagtttcaaaggactctaaatgatctcaaatgaggcatacaggtcttatctagcgaaatgattgtcattttttgcaagaaaaataaaaaatatgcacttttaaaccacaacttggtttacgtcatcacgtcaaggggtcacggatgacgtatcgaaactacaccccagtgtttacaagtgtggagaaagaggaccgttccaatgttgttgtatgtcaaatgatactaattaatgtctttgtgtcagtttattgtttaaaatggtccacaaatgtgcgtttaatatatgtaacacgtgacctttccacagcattacgcaattacgtgaggtcgcgctggttcatcacacagccggaggaagaagaaaaTTTGTAGATTAAAAGTCATATTTGTATTTtctcttgccaaaaatgactatcgttttgctagataagacccttatgcctcgtttgggatcgtttagagtcctttgaaactgcaattttatactgtattaaaactgtgaagtgttggggtccattaaagtccattaaaatgagaaaaatcctggaatgttttcctcaaaaaacataattcttctcgactgaacaaagaaagacatcaacattcatacaatacaaaatacattaaaaccAGCTCTTTCCTCTTGATTGTCAGATATACTTAAGCTTTATCAAGCACACATGTATGCCTTTACGCAACACTTTTCAGATGTCAATGTctgaataaataaaactattaaagTCACCAAGCAGCCATAGGGAGAAGCATTAAACCACAGTAATTATTCTTCTGTGGGAACCATAGTTCTCCAGAAATGGATGTTGACGTCACACGCCCTGAACGTTTTGCATTATTGGGTGAATAATTGACTTCTGATGAGTTTTTGTGGTTGGATTAAGTTGAGGTGACATGAAACCACGATTCTGTAGTATTTATAGGTCTGGTTTGGTTTTATGATGTAGCACTCCCATACTGTTGATTAAAAGAAAGATAAGTTGGTTGCCTACAGCTTCCTGTGAGAATCTTTCTCCACTTTCACTTCTCGTGGCGGTAGAGAGATCACTCATCACATTATCTTTCTGATTTTCCCTTGTTCACTCAGGCTGCGGTTTGTGTTCGGCCCGTGTGCCCTGCAGGCTTTGGACCTGGTGGAGAAGCGCTCTGTCACATGCGTGACATCACCTAGCGGCCGAAAGGCTTTTCAGGTAGGTGCGAGTTTGCTCAAAAGTCATactcaaaagtggacaaaagtgACCAATGATACCGTATGACAGCATGTCATCTTGAAATATGTTGATGTAAGGAGTAGGACCAGAGGAGCAGTTTTCAACTGTCAAGGATCTCCAAATATGATGAACTTTTTGTGAGAGACCCCCCTTCCTAAACTTTATTTCCATTTATATATAAAGAAACATTGAAACCGTGTTATATCAATAGTACTGTAATTGTAATATTATGAAGACAACATATTGTTTCCaaactacactcacctaaaggattattaggaacaccatactagtactgtgtttgaccccctttcacctttagaactgccttaattctacgtggcattgattcaacaaggtgctgaaagcattttgttAGAAATGATGGCCCATAActgcatcttgcagttgatggagatttgtgggatgcacatccagggcacgaagctcccgttccaccacatctcaaagatgctctattgggttgagatctggggcctgtggggaccattttagtacagtgaactcattgtcatgttcaagaaaccaatttcaaatgattcaagctttgtgacatggtccattatcctgctggaagtagccatcagaggatgagtacatggtggtcataaagggatggacgtggtcagaaacaatgcttaacaatgcccaattggcactaaggggcctaaagtgtgccaataaaacatcccccacacctttacaccaccaccaccaccagcctgcacagtggtagcaaggcatgatggatccatgttctcattctgtttacaccaaattctgactctaccatctgaatgtctcaacagaaatcaagactcatcagaccaggcaacatttttccagtcttcaactgtccaattttggtgagctcgtgcaaattgtagccgttttttttactatttgtaggggagatgagtggtacccggtggggtcttctgctgttgtagtccccgcctcaaggttgtgtgtgttgtggcttcacaaatgctttgctgcataccttggttttaacgagtggttatttcagtcaaagttgctcttctatcagcttgaatcagtcggcacattttcctctgacctctagcatcaacaaggcattttcgcccacaggactgccgcatactggatgtttttccattttcatatcattctttgtaaaccttagaaatggttgtgtgtgaaaatcccagtaactgagcagattgtgaaatactcagaccggcccgtctggcaccaacaaccatgccacgcacaaaattgcttaaatcacctttccttcccattctgacattcagtttggagttcaggagattgtcttgaccataaccacacccctaaatgcattgaagcaactgccatgtgattggttgattaaataattgcattaataagaaatttaacaggtgttcctaataatcctttaggttagTGTATAATTCAGACTCTCATCGTCTCATCCGTCTCTCGTCAGCTACCGGAGTGGACGGTACCCATAAATGAAAACCAAATTTCAAAATGCCTGCTAAtgacctcattgaaagagacgagcgaaACAGTGACATAGTCGCTTGTAATGTGTATGGGGCATTATAGTGTATTATTACAcagtattaaatataaatatgtctttaaacttattccccaccagcgttttttttttttaaagttgccagccagcctACACATTATTTCTttcaaaaaatttacttttatactgCCCAGCTTTATTAGACACTATAGGGTCAACAATGCATGGACCACATAACTAAAcaacactttaaatgttttcagttttaattttattctgCCAAAATTTTTTATACCACATCATAAGAATGTATCTCGTGTCTGCTCTGAAACACATAATTGTCACATTTTATAAGCGTTTTAGTCAGTTTAAATGAAGCAGTGTCATCTGCCTGAATGGTGAGTCCAAACATTTTCTCTGACCGGTCAACCCCTGATTTTCCTAAATAATCTCACCATGACCTACAGTCAGAAGTCCCGACACCACCCACTGAACCCCACAGAATGAATCGTAATGTGTTTTGGAACAGCAAGTCAAAAGTTTAAATGCCGTAGGACTGACTAGTTTTCCCCAAAACACCTACACAGTGACACCATAGAGGAAACTACGAAGGAGAAACATtacagtaaaacaaagaaaatagtatTGCACTGAAATTTAATGCCTGTTTTATGACCTGCTGTGATTCAGCAATCATTAAacgatagttcacccaaaaatgaaaataatgtcattaatgacccACCCCCACGTCGTTCCAAACTCGCAAGACCTCCATTCATCCTCGGAACACAGCTGAAGATGTTtcagatttagtccgagagcttgttgacccttcattgaaaatctatacGATGTAcggtccatgtccagaaaggtaataaaaacaccatcaaagtagtccatgcgACACCAGTGGGTCAGccagaatgtgttgaagcatcgaaaatacattttggtccaaaactAACAAAAACTATGACTTTTTCTCTtgaagtcacatgactgcaatgacgcggatgacgtacgACGCAGCtaacgtgttatctggtgcgccccagctgtttacACTCTGAGGGGGCGCACACTGTAAGTTTGacgataacacgtcatccgcgtcactgcagtcacgtgactttagtctcacgcATGCGAATAGAgtcgtatttttttatttttgggccaaaatgtatttttcgatgcttcaacacattctatctgacccactgatgtcacatggactactttgatgatgtttttattacctttctggacatggacagtatatcgtacatagattttcaatgaagggttaACAAGCTCTCTGACCAAATCtgaaacatcttaaactgtgttccgaagatgaactgaggtcttacgagtttggaacgacataagggtgagtcattaatgacattattttcattttgaggTGAACTACCCCTTATATGTCATATTTTACGTGGTGTAATTTGTATTCATATGCTAGTAATTGTAAAACGATTGCATTTTTAGGTATTTTCCAGTAACTTTTTAGTGTTGAATGATGAAATGAGTCAGTGTTTGTGCAGCTGAGTGGGATACACAGAGATTTCTATCACTCATGTCACATGAAACATCTCTTGTTGTAATAGCAGCTTGTTTTACTCAGGGGTAGGAATtgtcggtcctggagtgccgatgtcctgcaaaaTTTAGCTCCTACCCTGATAAAACCTCGCCTAGACCTTGAATAGTTGTTCAGATTCGCTTGATTATAGCTGCAGCTAAACTTTgaaggacatcggcactcctggaacgacgttgcctacccctggtgTAGCTGATCGTGTAATATTTAACCCTGAGGTTTGGCAACGCTGTGACCTAGTCCTAGTGTTTTCGCACACACACTGGCGACTTATTTTctgatagaaacacatttaaaagtgcattttttaaattaataatttcaGTTAAATTTagtgaataaacattttatgtcATCCATAACCCTTTTATAGGGGGTCACCCTTGCTCCTCTGCACAGCCCTTTAGCCATAACTACAGTATATTTACAACATGGCCTTCTGTAGCTTATTGCTTAACGGGTAAATTGTGTTCTGTTGTGAGTACATTTCGAATTGCCTTCCTCTTTGACTGTGGTAAGACTTTAGTCAGCGAGTTTGTTATCTGCTGTGAAATATATTTGAGGAAGACTTTTATAGATTGTTGCTGAAACAGTCAGTGGTGTTGAAATGTGATTACTCAGTAAAAACAAGAAATAAGATGTATAGAAGTGATGTCAGACAGTGACACTAATACGCCTTGAGAAAATATTGGGTAAGGGTTTCGTAAATGGTGTGTTTTCGCAAATATTTTCTTCTTCATAATCAGTTTCTGGATGGTTTTATTGTCTCTTGCTGTTAACCTCATTGCATGCTGTTATTTTGATGTAGGAGTTATAGTAGGCTTGGGCGGTAATACGGTAATATGGTATACCGCGGGATCTAAAAATAGCAAAGGTATCAGTTTCTATACCGCCATAccggcattaaaaaaaaaaacaatgaacttATATAGCAGACAaggattaaatattaaattagggAGGGCGAAATCTAAAAATTTTCTTTACCTACCATCGAGCcattaaccaaagagtttaaaatATGTTACGCTGTTTGAAATAACAGCTATTTCGAG
The sequence above is drawn from the Misgurnus anguillicaudatus chromosome 22, ASM2758022v2, whole genome shotgun sequence genome and encodes:
- the nanos2 gene encoding nanos homolog 1, with protein sequence MNTMQSNRDDEKTAIPSPDGCFLMWHDYMDLHKTLSDLFNRKDTGQTCADDEGLKNLRPRRLDSGSVGNISSSASSSSASSYRDQRDKCGFCKHNGEAVEVYTSHRLKSKDGKIVCPVLRTYVCPVCSATGDWAHTRQHCPFRSASLHPHINGL
- the zswim7 gene encoding zinc finger SWIM domain-containing protein 7 isoform X2, with product MGSCLLSVAEQLFKDIQRTYSQTNQIPDDLLIALRFVFGPCALQALDLVEKRSVTCVTSPSGRKAFQVLGGSGCLYTCYASCHYCPCPAFSFSVLRRNESLMTNTSIKVDNEIR